Proteins found in one Sorghum bicolor cultivar BTx623 chromosome 1, Sorghum_bicolor_NCBIv3, whole genome shotgun sequence genomic segment:
- the LOC8054196 gene encoding uncharacterized protein LOC8054196 isoform X1 encodes MGHLEKPPPNPRIAPTSHPEPAPPPPPTTSSARLPGTPWRAAQDTLFQTCVSGSGNSVGCQYKQDSRCLTDYGNRIDNEGIAKIFHSSESNNKDRVMEVLITDPNPASNHAVPQGDVYCYRDSASESTFVLTDTKAHYQSGAIIMSYVDGSPSLVSDTPCAFTEAYHHLMTATDGPEIGVSITSPLSVPYHIKTEVPSGINTLQGANRDPGLPVVDKDKHNLTPSGALSIGKAYELKFMHDEVRATPYGSSEEREFPKTLMVSDVSGLSSTSSWDEIATQRSIPTLRNCTDLCISIPIEVPERQHIRKRGPAHDPSSKITKRSKVNGNTLDSRSKDESKQLTQVRAKSQKSSEEQEFPNARLLSDISVLSAVYLDDIANKRFDSAPSNYDDVYGSVSAPGKSLNMEALDTNVHLRKRGQPETCDRSVKITKRPKVNGSNTSESNLKDDSRKLTQVFVQFGDTCISLQVNLEKTTVRELIFSAMNRKGIRSFDVYLLYCGRVLEEAYLLSVFSIPKDASFRVIPRLRAGQDQMLITYKTFDVIIKDMKPFYKVLLPVILKKKNATGDVYMVFLSQTARVLIVQLLIYLSYLHSEGWCFNGKFKITNFVFWNGNALMHPDIRKVRATGAGCQRDMVKLGEEIEKMFTRSNFPTGFGQLPGYVSHLVGLLKLFPIHKWQSKTYRLYLSNHPALLSFNERINKYLGMDVQYDFMNDNIKQAFSTAVGDFGGWEKNICDVEPLLDTYWHNPKTSKKSRFDSEGVSWLAVGRNFLSHPNEKRRGFGRKSAVPVGFTKEEAEAALAYYWKDNLAKFLLNVIDNFKPPANMDIKLLCGNDLVDPDSRGGKSGGTELGEVQS; translated from the exons ATGGGGCATTTGGAGAAGCCACCACCGAACCCTAGGATCGCCCCCACCTCCCACCCAGAGCCGGCGCCGCCCCCGCCTCCGACGACGTCGTCTGCTCGCCTCCCCGGCACGCCATGGAGGGCCGCGCAG GACACACTTTTTCAAACATGTGTTAGTGGCTCAGGAAATAGTGTCGGCTGTCAGTACAAGCAAGATTCAAG ATGTTTGACAGATTATGGCAACAGAATTGATAATGAAGGGATTGCCAAGATATTTCATTCGTCAGAAAGCAACAACAAGGATAGGGTAATGGAAGTACTCATAACTGATCCAAACCCTGCATCAAATCATGCAGTTCCTCAGGGTGATGTATATTGCTACCGTGACTCTGCAAGTGAGAGCACTTTTGTCTTGACAG ACACAAAAGCTCACTATCAGTCTGGAGCCATCATTATGTCCTATGTTGATGGTTCACCCAGTTTAGTCTCGGACACTCCCTGTGCCTTTACTGAAGCTTATCACCACTTGATGACTGCTACTGATGGACCAGAAATTGGTGTCTCTATTACTTCCCCGCTAAGTGTCCCATATCATATCAAAACAGAAGTTCCATCTGGAATTAATACACTACAGGGTGCAAACAGAGATCCCGGATTGCCTGTTGTTGATAAGGACAAACACAACCTAACACCATCTGGTGCATTGTCAATTGGAAAAGCATATGAATTGAAATTTATGCATGATGAG GTAAGAGCAACACCATATGGAAGCTCAGAGGAGCGAGAGTTTCCAAAGACTCTGATGGTTTCAGATGTCTCAGGGctctcttcaacatcatcttggGATGAGATTGCAACTCAGAGATCTATTCCTACACTGAGGAACTGCACTGATCTTTGCATCTCCATACCTATAGAGGTACCTGAGCGACAACATATAAGAAAGAGAGGCCCAGCACATGATCCTTCTTCAAAGATCACAAAAAGATCAAAGGTGAATGGTAACACCTTAGACAGCAGGTCAAAAGATGAATCAAAGCAATTGACACAG GTAAGAGCGAAATCACAGAAAAGTTCAGAGGAGCAAGAGTTTCCAAACGCTAGGCTTCTTTCAGATATCTCAGTGCTCTCTGCAGTGTATTTGGATGATATTGCAAATAAGAGATTTGATTCTGCGCCTAGCAACTATGATGATGTGTATGGATCTGTGTCTGCGCCTGGCAAATCTCTAAATATGGAAGCACTTGACACAAATGTGCATCTAAGAAAGAGAGGCCAACCAGAGACATGTGACCGTTCTGTAAAAATCACCAAAAGGCCAAAGGTGAATGGGTCTAACACCTCAGAAAGCAACCTAAAAGATGACTCCAGAAAACTGACGCAG GTCTTTGTTCAGTTCGGTGATACCTGCATCTCTTTGCAAGTCAACCTGGAAAAAACTACTGTGAGGGAATTAATATTTTCTGCGATGAATAGGAAAGGCATAAGATCTTTTGATGTATATCTCCTGTACTGTGGAAGAGTATTAGAGGAGGCCTATTTACTTTCAGTGTTTTCAATTCCAAAAGATGCATCCTTCAGAGTTATTCCTCGTCTGCGGGCTGGACA gGATCAAATGTTGATCACATACAAAACTTTTGATGTCATCATTAAAGACATGAAGCCTTTTTACAAGGTGCTTCTGCCAGTTATTCTGAAGAAAAAGAATGCAACTGGGGATGTGTACATGGTATTCCTGTCACAGACAGCCAGGGTACTTATTGTTCAGCTATTGATCTACCTTTCATATCTTCATTCTGAAGGCTGGTGCTTCAACGGAAAATTTAAAATTACAAACTTCGTATTCTGGAATGGCAATGCTTTGATGCATCCAGATATTAGAAAGGTTAGAGCAACTGGAGCTGGGTGTCAAAGAGACATGGTCAAATTAGGTGAAGAGATCGAAAAGATGTTCACGAGAAGTAACTTCCCAACAGGTTTTGGTCAATTGCCTGGTTATGTTAGCCACTTGGTTGGGCTGTTGAAATTATTTCCGATTCACAAGTGGCAGTCCAAGACCTACAGGTTATATCTGAGTAACCACCCGGCTCTGCTATCATTCAACGAAAGGATCAATAAGTATCTTGGAATGGATGTACAGTATGACTTTATGAATGATAATATAAAGCAGGCCTTTTCTACGGCTGTTGGGGATTTTGGAGGTTGGGAAAAAAATATATGTGATGTGGAGCCTCTTTTGGACACATACTGGCATAATCCAAAAACCAGTAAAAAGTCTAGGTTTGATTCAGAAGGGGTTTCTTGGTTGGCTGTTGGAAGAAACTTCCTTAGTCACCCTAATGAAAAA CGAAGAGGCTTTGGCAGGAAATCAGCTGTCCCAGTTGGTTTTACCAAGGAGGAAGCAGAAGCAGCACTGGCCTACTACTGGAAAGACAATTTGGCTAAGTTTTTGTTGAATGTTATCGACAATTTTAAACCCCCAGCTAACATGGATATCAAACTCTT gtgtggcaATGACCTGGTTGATCCTGACTCGAGAGGTGGCAAATCTGGTGGGACTGAACTAGGTGAGGTGCAGTCTTAG
- the LOC8054196 gene encoding uncharacterized protein LOC8054196 isoform X2, translating to MGHLEKPPPNPRIAPTSHPEPAPPPPPTTSSARLPGTPWRAAQDTLFQTCVSGSGNSVGCQYKQDSRCLTDYGNRIDNEGIAKIFHSSESNNKDRVMEVLITDPNPASNHAVPQGDVYCYRDSANTKAHYQSGAIIMSYVDGSPSLVSDTPCAFTEAYHHLMTATDGPEIGVSITSPLSVPYHIKTEVPSGINTLQGANRDPGLPVVDKDKHNLTPSGALSIGKAYELKFMHDEVRATPYGSSEEREFPKTLMVSDVSGLSSTSSWDEIATQRSIPTLRNCTDLCISIPIEVPERQHIRKRGPAHDPSSKITKRSKVNGNTLDSRSKDESKQLTQVRAKSQKSSEEQEFPNARLLSDISVLSAVYLDDIANKRFDSAPSNYDDVYGSVSAPGKSLNMEALDTNVHLRKRGQPETCDRSVKITKRPKVNGSNTSESNLKDDSRKLTQVFVQFGDTCISLQVNLEKTTVRELIFSAMNRKGIRSFDVYLLYCGRVLEEAYLLSVFSIPKDASFRVIPRLRAGQDQMLITYKTFDVIIKDMKPFYKVLLPVILKKKNATGDVYMVFLSQTARVLIVQLLIYLSYLHSEGWCFNGKFKITNFVFWNGNALMHPDIRKVRATGAGCQRDMVKLGEEIEKMFTRSNFPTGFGQLPGYVSHLVGLLKLFPIHKWQSKTYRLYLSNHPALLSFNERINKYLGMDVQYDFMNDNIKQAFSTAVGDFGGWEKNICDVEPLLDTYWHNPKTSKKSRFDSEGVSWLAVGRNFLSHPNEKRRGFGRKSAVPVGFTKEEAEAALAYYWKDNLAKFLLNVIDNFKPPANMDIKLLCGNDLVDPDSRGGKSGGTELGEVQS from the exons ATGGGGCATTTGGAGAAGCCACCACCGAACCCTAGGATCGCCCCCACCTCCCACCCAGAGCCGGCGCCGCCCCCGCCTCCGACGACGTCGTCTGCTCGCCTCCCCGGCACGCCATGGAGGGCCGCGCAG GACACACTTTTTCAAACATGTGTTAGTGGCTCAGGAAATAGTGTCGGCTGTCAGTACAAGCAAGATTCAAG ATGTTTGACAGATTATGGCAACAGAATTGATAATGAAGGGATTGCCAAGATATTTCATTCGTCAGAAAGCAACAACAAGGATAGGGTAATGGAAGTACTCATAACTGATCCAAACCCTGCATCAAATCATGCAGTTCCTCAGGGTGATGTATATTGCTACCGTGACTCTGCAA ACACAAAAGCTCACTATCAGTCTGGAGCCATCATTATGTCCTATGTTGATGGTTCACCCAGTTTAGTCTCGGACACTCCCTGTGCCTTTACTGAAGCTTATCACCACTTGATGACTGCTACTGATGGACCAGAAATTGGTGTCTCTATTACTTCCCCGCTAAGTGTCCCATATCATATCAAAACAGAAGTTCCATCTGGAATTAATACACTACAGGGTGCAAACAGAGATCCCGGATTGCCTGTTGTTGATAAGGACAAACACAACCTAACACCATCTGGTGCATTGTCAATTGGAAAAGCATATGAATTGAAATTTATGCATGATGAG GTAAGAGCAACACCATATGGAAGCTCAGAGGAGCGAGAGTTTCCAAAGACTCTGATGGTTTCAGATGTCTCAGGGctctcttcaacatcatcttggGATGAGATTGCAACTCAGAGATCTATTCCTACACTGAGGAACTGCACTGATCTTTGCATCTCCATACCTATAGAGGTACCTGAGCGACAACATATAAGAAAGAGAGGCCCAGCACATGATCCTTCTTCAAAGATCACAAAAAGATCAAAGGTGAATGGTAACACCTTAGACAGCAGGTCAAAAGATGAATCAAAGCAATTGACACAG GTAAGAGCGAAATCACAGAAAAGTTCAGAGGAGCAAGAGTTTCCAAACGCTAGGCTTCTTTCAGATATCTCAGTGCTCTCTGCAGTGTATTTGGATGATATTGCAAATAAGAGATTTGATTCTGCGCCTAGCAACTATGATGATGTGTATGGATCTGTGTCTGCGCCTGGCAAATCTCTAAATATGGAAGCACTTGACACAAATGTGCATCTAAGAAAGAGAGGCCAACCAGAGACATGTGACCGTTCTGTAAAAATCACCAAAAGGCCAAAGGTGAATGGGTCTAACACCTCAGAAAGCAACCTAAAAGATGACTCCAGAAAACTGACGCAG GTCTTTGTTCAGTTCGGTGATACCTGCATCTCTTTGCAAGTCAACCTGGAAAAAACTACTGTGAGGGAATTAATATTTTCTGCGATGAATAGGAAAGGCATAAGATCTTTTGATGTATATCTCCTGTACTGTGGAAGAGTATTAGAGGAGGCCTATTTACTTTCAGTGTTTTCAATTCCAAAAGATGCATCCTTCAGAGTTATTCCTCGTCTGCGGGCTGGACA gGATCAAATGTTGATCACATACAAAACTTTTGATGTCATCATTAAAGACATGAAGCCTTTTTACAAGGTGCTTCTGCCAGTTATTCTGAAGAAAAAGAATGCAACTGGGGATGTGTACATGGTATTCCTGTCACAGACAGCCAGGGTACTTATTGTTCAGCTATTGATCTACCTTTCATATCTTCATTCTGAAGGCTGGTGCTTCAACGGAAAATTTAAAATTACAAACTTCGTATTCTGGAATGGCAATGCTTTGATGCATCCAGATATTAGAAAGGTTAGAGCAACTGGAGCTGGGTGTCAAAGAGACATGGTCAAATTAGGTGAAGAGATCGAAAAGATGTTCACGAGAAGTAACTTCCCAACAGGTTTTGGTCAATTGCCTGGTTATGTTAGCCACTTGGTTGGGCTGTTGAAATTATTTCCGATTCACAAGTGGCAGTCCAAGACCTACAGGTTATATCTGAGTAACCACCCGGCTCTGCTATCATTCAACGAAAGGATCAATAAGTATCTTGGAATGGATGTACAGTATGACTTTATGAATGATAATATAAAGCAGGCCTTTTCTACGGCTGTTGGGGATTTTGGAGGTTGGGAAAAAAATATATGTGATGTGGAGCCTCTTTTGGACACATACTGGCATAATCCAAAAACCAGTAAAAAGTCTAGGTTTGATTCAGAAGGGGTTTCTTGGTTGGCTGTTGGAAGAAACTTCCTTAGTCACCCTAATGAAAAA CGAAGAGGCTTTGGCAGGAAATCAGCTGTCCCAGTTGGTTTTACCAAGGAGGAAGCAGAAGCAGCACTGGCCTACTACTGGAAAGACAATTTGGCTAAGTTTTTGTTGAATGTTATCGACAATTTTAAACCCCCAGCTAACATGGATATCAAACTCTT gtgtggcaATGACCTGGTTGATCCTGACTCGAGAGGTGGCAAATCTGGTGGGACTGAACTAGGTGAGGTGCAGTCTTAG
- the LOC110432560 gene encoding podocalyxin-like, translating to MTREMNSYRLSEGNVLTGRVVGPMQRAKEVQVQRLGSAAPLDCSERQICIDCREQTQRATAGDLIPLQLQLELERWGQHLEAGAARRQRDADLTTEQCPDTVSAMPVAAWPADEARNAFGTTTTTSERRGSWKGRKPEAQARNEEYIAGGKETSRRGRWSHRLWITRMGDPLPVPTPQVARIAHGVPRAAPAPTPPVAASPAHVAPSSTSPPSPANSSAGPPPPRGTRSLAPPTTPEAYGGGGAGEAEVPALAGINDGEVGNGATSRPSPHDSRTRLHASTTSSRPPSPHCRAVESFHWRAPATGGGRRPARPHPLPSHAPRVSGTRGWSSAGLLPDTADDSYAGASSPHPSARTPESQRATLGCRRSPRAGVPPCPLLPHPSSLPSSPRVG from the exons ATGACTAGAGAAATGAATTCGTACAGACTCAGCGAGGGGAACGTGTTAACAGGCCGTGTTGTTGGGCCTATGCAGCGTGCGAAGGAGGTGCAGGTGCAGCGCCTGGGTTCAGCTGCTCCCTTGGATTGCAGTGAACGGCAGATATGCATCGACTGCCGGGAGCAGACACAGAGGGCGACTGCAGGGGATCTCATTCC GCTTCAACTGCAACTTGAGCTCGAGCGTTGGGGGCAGCATCTGGAGGCTGGAGCTGCGCGCCGGCAAAGGGATGCTGATCTCACCACCGAGCAGTGCCCGGACACGGTGAGCGCAATGCCGGTAGCCGCGTGGCCAGCAGACGAGGCGAGGAATGCCTttgggacgacgacgacgacgtccgAACGCCGAGGCAGTTGGAAGGGGAGGAAGCCGGAGGCACAAGCTCGCAACGAGGAATACATCGCGGGAGGGAAGGAAACGAGTCGCCGAGGAAGGTGGTCGCATCGTCTGTGGATAACAAGGATGGGAGACCCGCTCCCGGTTCCCACACCCCAGGTCGCGAGGATCGCCCATGGCGTGCCCCGGGCAGCCCCCGCGCCGACGCCACCGGTGGCTGCCAGCCCGGCACATGTGGCACCTTCCTCCACCTCTCCTCCCTCCCCGGCAAACTCTTCTGCGGGCCCTCCGCCCCCGCGGGGCACCCGGTCGCTCGCGCCGCCAACAACGCCGGAGGCCTATGGGGGTGGGGGAGCAGGGGAGGCAGAGGTACCTGCCCTTGCCGGCATCAACGATGGTGAGGTCGGCAACGGGGCGACCTCACGGCCCAGCCCCCACGATAGTAGGACCCGACTCCACGCCTCGACGACCTCCAGCCGACCTCCGTCACCGCACTGCCGCGCCGTCGAGTCCTTCCACTGGCGCGCCCCGGCAACTGGGGGCGGACGCCGGCCAGCTCGGCCACACCCCCTGCCGAGCCATGCCCCGCGGGTGTCCGGGACTCGGGGCTGGTCCTCTGCGGGCCTCCTCCCCGACACCGCCGACGACAGCTACGCCGGCGCGTCCTCGCCTCATCCCTCTGCGCGGACGCCGGAGTCGCAAAGGGCGACCCTTGGATGCAGGCGGTCTCCACGAGCAGGAGTTCCTCCCTGTCCCCTCTTGCCTCACCCTTCTTCCCTGCCAAGCAGTCCGCGGGTAGGTTAG